In Bacteroidota bacterium, the sequence TCAGTTGAGTATTTGTTCTCTATCCACAGGCCGTCGGATGTACCGTCCACAAAATTGCCTGCCAGTTCAGCCGATGCGCGTAACAATAACTCATCCGCATCTTTGATAGCGTAAGCTCTCTTGGTAATATGGGCAGGCATTTCAGGCAATTCCTGTTCCTGCATGTATGAAAAGAATTGTCCGCTCCTGTAAATGAAATCGGGCGGAGTGTTGCCGAAGTCTATATGATAATGGTTTTCACTTTCGGTGGAAATAATTACAACCGGCTTCTGTCCGCCGCCAATAATACCTGTTTTAGGGGTTTCTTGCCGCGAATACTCGGTAATGGCTGTATTCGGATTAAATATTTTTTGTGCTTTTGTTCTTCCGAAAAGCGCTTCAATTGCCCGTGCAACGGGAATTTCATTCACAGGTGCTTCGGTAAGCGAAACACGAATGGTGTCGCCCAGTCCTTCATTCAGCAATAAACCTGTACCGGCAGCTGATTTTATCCGTGCCTCGTATCCTGCGCCTGCTTCTGTTACACCAAGGTGGAGCGGATAATCCAGCCCCGTTTCCATCATACGCTTTACCAGAAGGCGATACGCATAAACCATTATTTTAACATTGCTCGATTTCATTGACAGCACCAGCTTTTTGAAACCCATTGCTTCAAATATCCGGGCAAATTCAAGAGCCGATACCACCATACCTTCAGGCGTGTCTCCGTAGCGGTCAACTATGCGTTTCGAGAGCGAACCGTGATTAGTACCTACACGAATAGCTGTTCCGTATTCATTACATATTTTTACGAGTGGCCAAATCTTATCGGAAATTTTTTCAAGTTCAAATGCGTATTCCGCCTCTGTCATCGCTTTCGCAGAAACCGGGCCTTTGTCTGAATAATTACCGGGATTGATGCGAATCTTTTCAACCAGTCGTGCTGCGGTTTCTGCAATGGCCGGATTGAAATGAATATCGGCGATCAGGGGGATGCGGATATCCTGCTTGGTAAGCGCAGCACGAATATTGGCGAGGTTTTCAGCTTCATGAACGTTTTGTGCCGTAATTCTCACATATTCGCAACCGGCATGAACCAGTTGAGCTACCTGCGCTGCCGTAGCTGCGGTGTCGCCGGTAGGAGTGTTGGTCATGGATTGTATCCTTACGGGATGATGACCGCCCAAAGGGAGTCCGCCAATATCAACAATACGGCTCGTCCAAATTGTGGGTTTGTTTGTATGGTCGGCTATTTCTGTCATGGAGCGATACTAAGTAACGATTTTAAGCTTCGCAAATTGCAACAATAACTGTTTTTGGCCTACTCCCTGGAAAAATACCGTTGACTTTTTATTCGGGCCGTTCCCTTCAACAGATATCACTTTACCGACCCCGAAACGCTGGTGTTCCACAGTCATTCCAACCTGTATCTCATCGGTATTCACCGGCTCAGTGGAAGTCGTGGTTTCGGCAAGCGTTGCCTGTTTGAGCGGCTTGAATTTTTTATCGGGTTTACCCAGTACAAACTTCTTTGCCAGAGGGTCCTTATTCAGGGCCGGATTGCCTATTATCATGCCGTCTGTGGGCAATTGTTTTTTGCGGGGCATGTCCACAAAGGCCGGGTCTATTTCATCCAGAAAACGGCTGGGTTCGCAGAATATAAGATCGCCCCAGCGATAGCGGTTCTGAGCATAAGAAATCGTAAGGCCGGTCATGGCGCGCGTCATGGCAACATAGAACAGCCGGCGTTCTTCTTCAAGTTCATCGCGATTTCCCAAAGCCTGCATAATCGGAAAAAGGTTTTCTTCCAGCCCTACAATATATACGTATGGGAACTCCAGTCCTTTTGCAGTATGGATTGTCATTAAGGAAACTCGGTTGCGGTCGTCGGGGTCATCGTTGTCCGAATCGGTCAGCAGTGCCACATCGCGCATAAAAAGGTCGAGAGTGCGAACGCTGTTCTGACCGGCGGCAATGGCAGCTTCTTCCGGTAAAAGGGGTTCTGCACTTGCAATATCTTCCCCAATAGGGATGAGCGCTTCTGACGATTCTTTTTCAGTAAAATCTTTTATTGCATTCAGCAGTTCTTCAATATTCTCAATGCGGTTTTCATCTTCGGGCGTTTCGGCATTTTTAAGGTCTTTGATAATACCGCTTGAATTGGCAATGAGTTTGGCAAGGTCAAAGGCATTGAGACGACTCAGCTGTGCACTGAAACTTCGGATCATCATTACAAAATCAATAATTTTCTGCTGAATGCCCGAATTGATGCCGAGATTGTAAAATTGCAGATTCTCCAGTATTTCCCACGGACTTTTTTGTTGCTCACCGGCAACGACTACCAGACGTTCGAGTGTTGTTTTCCCAATTCCCCTGTGGGGATAATTGATGATGCGGAACAGCGCTTCTTCGTCCTTATTGTTGATTACCAGACGGAAATAGGCAAGCACATCTTTTATCTCGCGACGACGGTAAAACGACAATCCGCCATAAATACGGTATGGAATATTAAGCTTGCGCAGCGATTCCTCGACAGCTCTTGATTGAGCATTGGTTCTGTATAAAACGGCAAAGGCGTCGTTGGGCAGCAGGTTGGTCATTTTAGTTTCAAAAATGCTGTTGGCCACCATAGAACCTTCTTCGTTGTCGGTAGAGGCTTTGAGGACTTTAATCAGATTGCCTTCATCATTCTCAGTCCATAATTCTTTGTGAATCTGATTCTTATTTTTATTTATAATGCTGTTGGCGGCACTCAGGATGGTTTTGGTGGAACGGTAGTTCTGTTCCAGTTTAAATATTTGCGCATCAGGGTAATCTGATTTAAAATTCAGAATGTTCTGAATATTTGCTCCCCGGAAGCCATAAATGCTCTGAGCATCGTCGCCAACCACGCAAATATTTTCGTTATTTGCCGATAATTTCTTGATTATCAGATATTGTGCGTAATTTGTATCTTGATACTCATCCACCAGAATATATTTGAACTTTTGCTGGTATTTATGCAGAATATCCGGAAAATCGCGAAGCAGCACATTTGTATTAAACAGCAAATCATCGAAATCCATGGCAGAGGCTTTTTTAAGCCGTTCCTGATACATTCTGAATAAGCGACCGAGCATGGGGCGGCCGGCTGCCGTATCCTGTTCGGTAATCTCTATATTATTATTGTAGTCTTCTGCAGAAACAAGACTGTTTTTTGAGGACGAAATACGATTGTGGACTACTGCCGGAATATATACCTTAGGATCAAGGTTTTGCTCTTTCAGAATGCTTTTAATCAAGCCTTTAGAATCTTCCGAATCATAAATTGAAAAGTTTGAAGGATATCCCATACGTTCACCTTCAGAGCGGAGGATGCGGGCAAAGATGGAGTGGAAGGTACCCATCCACACATTACGGGCGTCAGAATTGCCCACAAGTTTGATAATGCGTTCTTTCATTTCTCGTGCAGCCTTATTAGTAAAGGTAAGAGCGAGAATATTAAAAGGGTCGGCTCCGATGTTAAGTAAGTGAGCCACACGGTATGTAAGCACTCTGGTTTTACCTGAGCCGGCACCCGCAATAACAAGTTCGGGCCCTTCGGTACAGGAAACAGCCAGTCGTTGAGATTCGTTGAGTTCTGAAAGTATGTCGTTGGTCATGATATGAAATATAGCCTTCAAAGGTACATTATTTTGCCGGAAACAGCGGTTATACAAAAAATAAATTGAAAAATATCAATCACTAATAGATTGATATATAGGCAAATAAAATAAATTTTGACGTTATAACGCAGTATTCCAAATATTTTTTAACAAAGTCATTGTTAATATAAAAAGAGTTTTTACCTTTGCAGTCCCAAAATTTACGGGATAACAATAAATCATTAAAACGGTTGATATGCCTACAATACAACAACTGGTTAGAAAAGGGCGCCAGAAATTAGTAGTTAAAAGCAAGTCGCGTGCCCTCGATGCTTGCCCTCAGAGAAGGGGCGTATGCGTAAGGGTGTACACCACAACTCCGAAGAAACCGAATTCAGCAATGAGGAAAGTTGCAAGGGTTCGTCTGACCAATGGTAAAGAAGTGAACTCGTACATTCCCGGTGAAGGTCATAACCTTCAGGAACACTCGCTGGTTCTTATCCGCGGTGGCAGGGTAAAAGACTTACCCGGTGTACGTTATCATATTATTCGTGGTGCGCTTGATACATCCGGTGTAGAAGGTCGTAACCAAAGAAGGTCAAAATACGGAACTAAACGTCCGAAAGTTAAAAAGTAAGATTAGTCTATACATTCGCAATTAAGAAAATTATCATAAAATGAGGAAGTCCAAACCAAAGAAAAGAATAATCATCCCGGATCCGAAGTTCAGTGATACCATGGTTTCAAAGTTCGTGAATAACATCATGCTCAGAGGCAAGAAAAATGTTGCTTATGACATATTTTACGATGCAATCGAAACCGTATCTCAAAAAACAGGTGAGAACGGACTTGATGTTTGGAAAAAAGCTTTGGCTAACGTTACCCCTGCAGTAGAAGTACGCAGCCGCAGGATTGGTGGTGCCACGTTCCAGATCCCTTCGGAGATCAGACCGGGCAGGAAACAATCCATTGGAATGAAAAACCTCATCAAGTTTTCACGCAAACGTCACGAAAAATCAATGAGCCAGAAGTTGGCTTCAGAAATATTGGCAGCTTACAAAGAAGAAGGTTCGGCTTTTAAAAGAAAAGAAGACACGCACCGTATGGCAGAGGCTAATAAGGCCTTCTCCCACTTTAAATTCTAAGTAGGGGACTGCCTAACATATTGAGATCAGGAGACCAGTTAATGTCAGAGAAACTGCAACACACACGAAATATTGGCATTATGGCTCATATAGATGCGGGTAAAACCACAACTACTGAGCGCATACTGTACTATACTGGCATAAACCATAAAATGGGTGAAGTCCACGAGGGTAATACCACTATGGACTGGATGCAGCAAGAGCAGGAACGCGGCATCACCATCACTTCAGCAGCAACTACCGTTTACTGGAGTCATTTCGAACAACAATATCAGGTTAATATCATCGACACCCCCGGGCATGTCGATTTCACTGTTGAAGTGGAACGCAGCCTCAGAGTACTCGATGGTACCATTGCACTTTTCTGCGCCGTTGGTGGTGTAGAACCCCAGTCGGAAACTGTATGGAGACAGGCCGACAAATATCACGTTCCCCGTATTTGTTTCGTTAATAAGATGGATCGCCAGGGCGCCGATTTTTTCCGCGTAGTGGCTGATATCGAAAAGAAACTCGTTGCCAAAGCAATTCCCCTTCAGTTACCCATCGGTGAAGAAGATACGTTCAAAGGTATTGTTGACCTGGTAACAAATAAAGCTTACGAGTGGGATAACGATACCCTCGGAGCCAGTTTCTTTGAAGTACCTATTCCGGAAGAAATGAAGGAAATGGTGAGCGAATACAGAACAAAGCTTATTGAAGGCGCTGCCGAAGAAAGCGAAAGCATGCTTGAGAAATTTTTGGTAGATGCCGATTCCATTACTGAAAGCGAAATTATTGCTGCAGTCAGAAAAGCTACCATTGAAATGAGAATCACACCGGTGTTGTGCGGTTCGTCATTTAAAAATAAAGGCGTTCAGCATCTGTTGGATGCCGTGGTAAATTATCTTCCCAGCCCGGACGATGTTCCCGCTGTTACAGGTCTTAATCCCTATACCGAAAAATCAGAAGAAAGAATTGCCGACGCTACTGCACCATTTGCAGCCCTGGCATTCAAAATAACCACCGACCCATTTGTCGGTAAAGTCGCATTTATCCGCGTTTATTCAGGAACACTCAATTCCGGCAGTTATATTCTCAATGCAAATACCGGCCGCAAGGAACGCATCAGCCGTATTATGAGAATGCATGCCAACAAGCAAACCGCTATTGAGCTGATTGAAGCCGGAGATATTGCAGCCATCGTTGGATTCAAAGAAATCAGAACCGGCGATACCCTCTGTGCCGAGAAAAGCCCCATCGTTCTTGAATCCATGAGTTTCCCCGAGCCGGTTATCAATGTGGCCGTAGAACCTAAAACTTCTGCCGATATTGAAAAACTCTCCATCACACTTAACAAAATGGCCGAAGAAGATCCTACGTTTAAAGTAAGGATTAACGAAGAAACCGGACAGACCATCATCAGCGGCATGGGCGAACTCCATCTGGAGATCATACTCGACCGCCTCAGAAGAGAATACAACGTAGAATGCAACAGCGGTGCACCGCAGGTAGCGTATAAAGAAGCTATCAAATCAACGGTTCGTCATCGCGAAACTTATAAAAAACAAACAGGCGGCAAAGGCAAATTTGCTGAAATCGAATTTGAAATTTCACCCGCCGACGAAGGTTTTAAAGGATTACAGTTCATTGATGAAACAAAAGGCGGTGTTATTCCCCGTGAATACATTGCTGCTGTCAGGAACGGCTTTACAGCCGCTATGCAGAATGGTGTACTTGCCGGGTTCAGCTTCGAGAGTGTGAAGATTCGTCTTATCGACGGCGCTTTCCATCAGGTTGATTCCGATTCACTGTCATTTGAGATTTGCGCACGCATTGCATTCAAAGAATCGTGCCGCAAAGCGAAATGCATTTTACTGGAGCCCATCATGAAACTTGAAGTGGTTACTCCTGAAGAATATTTAGGTGATGTAACCGGCGACCTGAATAAAAGAAGGGCACATCTGGAAGGTGTTGAAGCCCGTATCGGAATACAGGTTGTTAAAGCAAAAGCACCGCTCGCCAACATGTTCGGATATATTACCGCACTGAGGTCAGTTTCACAGGGACGTGCCACCTCATCCATGGAGTTTTCGAATTATCAGGAAACATCCAAGGAAGTTACAGACGAGATTATTTACAAGATCAAAGGATATCATACCACAAATCATCAGTAATAATAACACCAAAAAGAAATAACGTGAACCAGAGGATCAGAATTAAATTGAAATCGTACGATTATAATTTGGTTGACAAATCGGCTGAAAAGATTGTAAAAACCGTGAAATCGACGGGCGCTATTGTAAGCGGTCCGATTCCATTGCCGACCAACAAAAAGATTTTTACCGTTCTTCGTTCAACATTCGTGAACAAAAAATCGAGGGAGCAATTCCAGCTCTGCACATACAAAAGGCTGCTGGACATTTACAGCACTACCTCGAAAACGATTGATGCTTTGATGAGGTTGGAACTCCCCAACGGCGTAGAAGTTGAAATCAAAGTATAGTGTTGACGGATTGGGACTTAATTATTAGAAACAGCTTAATATAATTATAAGATGTCAGGATTAATAGGAAAAAAAGTAGGCATGACCAGCATTTACGACGCAAATGGGAAGAACATCCCATGCACCGTTCTGGAAGCCGGTCCTTGTCACGTAACCCAGGTTTTAACCAAGGAGAAGAACGGTTACGATGCGATTCAACTCGCGTATGATGACAAGAAGGAGAAACATACACCCAAACCCATGCAGGGACATTTTGCTAAGGCCGGTTGCACACCGAAAAGATACCTTGCCGAATTTTCGAGGTTTGAAGAAGGACAGCGTAAACAATTCGGTCAGGTGATAGGCGTTGATGTCTTCATTGAAGGTGAATTTGTTGATGTTGTTGGCTTTACCAAAGGAAAAGGATTTCAGGGTGTTGTAAAACGTCATGGTTTTCAGGGCGTAGGTGGAAAAACCCACGGTCAGCATAACAGGCTCAGAGCTCCCGGTTCAATTGGTGCTTCATCGCATCCATCGAGAGTATTCAAAGGAATGAGAATGGGTGGCCGTATGGGTAACGAGCGCAGAAAAATGATCAACCTTCAGGTTCTCAAAATCGTTCCCGAAAAGAATTTAATCGTAGTAAAAGGTTCTGTACCAGGTCCTAACGGATCATATATACTTATTGAAAGATGGAGCTAGAAGTTTATAAAATCGACGGAAGCAAGACATCCAAAAAGGTGACACTTGACGAGGCCATTTACGGCATTGAACCCAACGATCACGCAATTTATCTGGATGTTAAACAATATTTGGCGAACCAAAGGCAGGGTACCGCAAGCTCAAAAGAGCGTTCAATGGTACACGGCAGCACACGTAAGCTGAAACGCCAGAAAGGAACAGGCGGAGCCCGTTCAGGTGATATCAAATCACCCTTGTTCCCGGGTGGCGGCAGGGTTTTTGGCCCACAGCCCCGCGACTACAGGTTTAAGCTGAATAAAAAAGTAAAACAGCTTGCACGCAAATCAGCGCTGGCATACAAGGCAAAGGAAAACGGCATCCTTATTATAGAGGATTTTAATATGGAAGCGCCGAAAACCAAAGTGTTCAAGAAAATTCTTGAAAGCCTGAAAGTAGCCGACAAAAAGACGTTGATAGTGGTGAGCAAAATAGAAGGTAACGTTGCACTATCAGCACGCAACCTGCAAAAGAACAAGATCGTGACTGCCGACAGCATTAATACTTACGAGATTCTGGGAGCTAAAAGCCTGGTAATTACCGAAAGTTCGTTAAGGCACATCGAAGAGATGTTCAATAGTAAACAAAACGATTAATCTTTAAATAAAGGTCATAGCAATGAGCGTAATCATCAAGCCGGTCATAACAGAAAAAATGACAGCCCAGGCAGATAAACTGAACCGCTATGGTTTTATGGTGGAAGTCAGTGCCAATAAGCTTCAGATAAAAAAAGACATTGAATCTTTTTACGAAGTTAAGGTTGACGCGGTCAACACCATGAGATACCAGGGGAAGAAGAAGAACCGCTATACAAAAGGCGGATATATTTCCGGCAGAAAGCCCGCGACCAAAAAGGCAGTCGTAACATTAGCAAAAGGTGAAACAATTGATTTTTATAGCAATATCTAATAGAAATGGCGTTAAAAAAACTTAAACCGACCACACCGGGTCAGCGCTTCAAGCTGATCAGCGCGTTCGATGAAATCACGACCGATAGACCGGAAAAGAGTTTATTGGCTCCGATTAAAAGATCCGGAGGAAGGAACAGTACGGGTAAAATGACAATGCGTTACATGGGTGGCGGTCATAAAAAACAATACCGTATTGTCGATTTCAAAAGAGATAAAGACAATATACCAGCAGTTGTGAAGTCAGTGGAATATGACCCTAACCGCAGCGCACGTATAGCCCTTCTGGCTTACGCTGACGGGGAGAAAAAATATATCCTTGCTCCCAACGGACTCAAAGTAGGTCAAACAGTGATGTCGGGCTTAGGCGTGGCTCCTGAAATTGGTAACACATTGTTTTTGAGCGAAATTCCTTTCGGTACCATCGTTCATAACATTGAACTGAGACCCGGACAGGGTGGCAAAATGGCCCGCGGAGCCGGAACATTTGGTCAACTGATGTCGCGTGATGGTAAATTCGCAGTTATCAAACTGCCTTCAGGTGAAACCCGCTTGATATTGCAGACATGCAGAGCTACTGTTGGACTTTGTTCAAACCCCGACCATAACCTCGAGAAATCAGGTAAAGCAGGACGCAGCCGTTGGCTGGGCCGTCGCCCAAGGGTAAGAGGTGTAGCAATGAATCCTGTAGATCATCCCATGGGTGGTGGTGAAGGAAAAGCTTCTGGCGGACACCCACGCTCACGCAACGGCGTTCCTTCAAAGGGTTTCAAAACCAGAGATAAAAAGAAGCAGAGCGATAAATACATCATTGTAAGAAGAAATAAAAAGTAAGTTAGAACTGATCTTATAATATTCACTATGAGTCGATCATTAAAAAAAGGCCCGTACATTCATTACAAATTAGAGAAGAAGGTAGAGGCTACTAATAATTCAAAGAAAAAAGCATCCATTAAAACCTGGTCAAGAGGTTCAATGATTTCTCCGGATTTTGTTGGGTTGACCTTTCTGGTTCATAATGGAAATAAATTCATCCCGGTTTATGTAACCGAGAATATGGTTGGCCATAAGTTGGGCGAATTTTCACCGACCCGTATCTTTAGAGGTCATGCCGGTAACAGGAATAAGTAATTAAGCAACAGAGAAAATATTTATAGCGATGGGAGAAAGAAAACGCATCAGCGCAGAAAAACGGAAAGAGATCAATAAGACCACTTACCAGGCGCGCCTGACCAATTGCCCCACCTCACCGAGGAAAATGCGGGAAGTGGCCGATTTAGTCAGGGGAATGAATGTAGAACAGGCACTGAACATTCTCAAAATATCAACCAGAGAGCCTTCAGACCGCATTCATAAACTACTGCTTTCGGCAATAGCCAACTGGCAGAGCAAAAACGAAGGCGTAAGAATTGAAGACAGCAACCTGTTCGTGAAAGAAATCTTTGTTGATGGCGGCCGTTCACTTAAAAGGATACGCACAGCTCCTCAGGGTCGTGCTCACCGCATCCGCAAACGTTCAAACCATGTAACGCTCATCGTTGACTCATACGTAGTAAAATCCGTTGAGCCGGTAGCCGAAGTTGCAATCAAAGAAGAATCAAAGAAATAAATAATTATAATAAAGATCGTTAATGGGACAGAAAACAAATCCAATAGGCCTGAGATTAGGAATTATCAAAGGATGGGATTCTAACTGGTTCGGCGGTAAAAAGTTCGAAAACAAACTGATTGAAGATAACCAGATCAGGAAATATCTGAATGCACGTCTGTCAAAAGCCGGCATCGCAAAGATAATCATCGAACGTACGCTTAAACTGATTACCGTAACCATAAATACTGCCCGCCCGGGTATCATAATTGGTAAAGGCGGCCAGGAAGTTGACAAGCTGAAAGAAGAATTGAAAAAAATCACCAGCAAGGAGATTCAGATCAATATTTCAGAAATCAAACGTCCTGAACTCGACGCATTACTGGTTGCAATGGCCGTAGCAAAACAGATTGAAGGCAGAATTGCATACCGCAGGGCTATTAAAACATCCATCGCATCTACCATGAGAATGGGTGCCGAAGGAATCAAAATACAGGCATCCGGTCGTATTGGTGGCGCCGAAATGGCACGCTGCGAGCACTACAAAGATGGCCGTATTCCTTTGCACACACTGCGTGCTGACATTGATTACGCTCTGGCAGAGGCAAAGACCACTTACGGACTCATTGGTGTTAAAGTTTGGATTTGTAAAGGGCTTGTTTACGGAAAAACCGAATTGGTACCCTCATCTGTTGGCATAAAAGTGAAACAGGAAGGTGGCAACAACAATGCTCCCAAAGACAACGGACGTCCCAGAAGGAGAAGAAAATAATCGTAACGCAACGA encodes:
- the ispG gene encoding (E)-4-hydroxy-3-methylbut-2-enyl-diphosphate synthase, with product MTEIADHTNKPTIWTSRIVDIGGLPLGGHHPVRIQSMTNTPTGDTAATAAQVAQLVHAGCEYVRITAQNVHEAENLANIRAALTKQDIRIPLIADIHFNPAIAETAARLVEKIRINPGNYSDKGPVSAKAMTEAEYAFELEKISDKIWPLVKICNEYGTAIRVGTNHGSLSKRIVDRYGDTPEGMVVSALEFARIFEAMGFKKLVLSMKSSNVKIMVYAYRLLVKRMMETGLDYPLHLGVTEAGAGYEARIKSAAGTGLLLNEGLGDTIRVSLTEAPVNEIPVARAIEALFGRTKAQKIFNPNTAITEYSRQETPKTGIIGGGQKPVVIISTESENHYHIDFGNTPPDFIYRSGQFFSYMQEQELPEMPAHITKRAYAIKDADELLLRASAELAGNFVDGTSDGLWIENKYSTEAALSKLAHGILQATGSRRSSAEYISCPTCGRTSYDVEKLLSEIKSRTTHLKHLKIAVMGCIVNGPGEMADADYGCVGSGKGTVVLYKGKNPVKRNVAEAEAVNELIALINANGDGEIKGMTDL
- a CDS encoding UvrD-helicase domain-containing protein, which encodes MKAIFHIMTNDILSELNESQRLAVSCTEGPELVIAGAGSGKTRVLTYRVAHLLNIGADPFNILALTFTNKAAREMKERIIKLVGNSDARNVWMGTFHSIFARILRSEGERMGYPSNFSIYDSEDSKGLIKSILKEQNLDPKVYIPAVVHNRISSSKNSLVSAEDYNNNIEITEQDTAAGRPMLGRLFRMYQERLKKASAMDFDDLLFNTNVLLRDFPDILHKYQQKFKYILVDEYQDTNYAQYLIIKKLSANNENICVVGDDAQSIYGFRGANIQNILNFKSDYPDAQIFKLEQNYRSTKTILSAANSIINKNKNQIHKELWTENDEGNLIKVLKASTDNEEGSMVANSIFETKMTNLLPNDAFAVLYRTNAQSRAVEESLRKLNIPYRIYGGLSFYRRREIKDVLAYFRLVINNKDEEALFRIINYPHRGIGKTTLERLVVVAGEQQKSPWEILENLQFYNLGINSGIQQKIIDFVMMIRSFSAQLSRLNAFDLAKLIANSSGIIKDLKNAETPEDENRIENIEELLNAIKDFTEKESSEALIPIGEDIASAEPLLPEEAAIAAGQNSVRTLDLFMRDVALLTDSDNDDPDDRNRVSLMTIHTAKGLEFPYVYIVGLEENLFPIMQALGNRDELEEERRLFYVAMTRAMTGLTISYAQNRYRWGDLIFCEPSRFLDEIDPAFVDMPRKKQLPTDGMIIGNPALNKDPLAKKFVLGKPDKKFKPLKQATLAETTTSTEPVNTDEIQVGMTVEHQRFGVGKVISVEGNGPNKKSTVFFQGVGQKQLLLQFAKLKIVT
- the rpsL gene encoding 30S ribosomal protein S12, giving the protein MPTIQQLVRKGRQKLVVKSKSRALDACPQRRGVCVRVYTTTPKKPNSAMRKVARVRLTNGKEVNSYIPGEGHNLQEHSLVLIRGGRVKDLPGVRYHIIRGALDTSGVEGRNQRRSKYGTKRPKVKK
- the rpsG gene encoding 30S ribosomal protein S7, which codes for MRKSKPKKRIIIPDPKFSDTMVSKFVNNIMLRGKKNVAYDIFYDAIETVSQKTGENGLDVWKKALANVTPAVEVRSRRIGGATFQIPSEIRPGRKQSIGMKNLIKFSRKRHEKSMSQKLASEILAAYKEEGSAFKRKEDTHRMAEANKAFSHFKF
- the fusA gene encoding elongation factor G, which gives rise to MSEKLQHTRNIGIMAHIDAGKTTTTERILYYTGINHKMGEVHEGNTTMDWMQQEQERGITITSAATTVYWSHFEQQYQVNIIDTPGHVDFTVEVERSLRVLDGTIALFCAVGGVEPQSETVWRQADKYHVPRICFVNKMDRQGADFFRVVADIEKKLVAKAIPLQLPIGEEDTFKGIVDLVTNKAYEWDNDTLGASFFEVPIPEEMKEMVSEYRTKLIEGAAEESESMLEKFLVDADSITESEIIAAVRKATIEMRITPVLCGSSFKNKGVQHLLDAVVNYLPSPDDVPAVTGLNPYTEKSEERIADATAPFAALAFKITTDPFVGKVAFIRVYSGTLNSGSYILNANTGRKERISRIMRMHANKQTAIELIEAGDIAAIVGFKEIRTGDTLCAEKSPIVLESMSFPEPVINVAVEPKTSADIEKLSITLNKMAEEDPTFKVRINEETGQTIISGMGELHLEIILDRLRREYNVECNSGAPQVAYKEAIKSTVRHRETYKKQTGGKGKFAEIEFEISPADEGFKGLQFIDETKGGVIPREYIAAVRNGFTAAMQNGVLAGFSFESVKIRLIDGAFHQVDSDSLSFEICARIAFKESCRKAKCILLEPIMKLEVVTPEEYLGDVTGDLNKRRAHLEGVEARIGIQVVKAKAPLANMFGYITALRSVSQGRATSSMEFSNYQETSKEVTDEIIYKIKGYHTTNHQ
- the rpsJ gene encoding 30S ribosomal protein S10; this translates as MNQRIRIKLKSYDYNLVDKSAEKIVKTVKSTGAIVSGPIPLPTNKKIFTVLRSTFVNKKSREQFQLCTYKRLLDIYSTTSKTIDALMRLELPNGVEVEIKV
- the rplC gene encoding 50S ribosomal protein L3, which produces MSGLIGKKVGMTSIYDANGKNIPCTVLEAGPCHVTQVLTKEKNGYDAIQLAYDDKKEKHTPKPMQGHFAKAGCTPKRYLAEFSRFEEGQRKQFGQVIGVDVFIEGEFVDVVGFTKGKGFQGVVKRHGFQGVGGKTHGQHNRLRAPGSIGASSHPSRVFKGMRMGGRMGNERRKMINLQVLKIVPEKNLIVVKGSVPGPNGSYILIERWS
- the rplD gene encoding 50S ribosomal protein L4; amino-acid sequence: MELEVYKIDGSKTSKKVTLDEAIYGIEPNDHAIYLDVKQYLANQRQGTASSKERSMVHGSTRKLKRQKGTGGARSGDIKSPLFPGGGRVFGPQPRDYRFKLNKKVKQLARKSALAYKAKENGILIIEDFNMEAPKTKVFKKILESLKVADKKTLIVVSKIEGNVALSARNLQKNKIVTADSINTYEILGAKSLVITESSLRHIEEMFNSKQND
- the rplW gene encoding 50S ribosomal protein L23; translation: MSVIIKPVITEKMTAQADKLNRYGFMVEVSANKLQIKKDIESFYEVKVDAVNTMRYQGKKKNRYTKGGYISGRKPATKKAVVTLAKGETIDFYSNI
- the rplB gene encoding 50S ribosomal protein L2 → MALKKLKPTTPGQRFKLISAFDEITTDRPEKSLLAPIKRSGGRNSTGKMTMRYMGGGHKKQYRIVDFKRDKDNIPAVVKSVEYDPNRSARIALLAYADGEKKYILAPNGLKVGQTVMSGLGVAPEIGNTLFLSEIPFGTIVHNIELRPGQGGKMARGAGTFGQLMSRDGKFAVIKLPSGETRLILQTCRATVGLCSNPDHNLEKSGKAGRSRWLGRRPRVRGVAMNPVDHPMGGGEGKASGGHPRSRNGVPSKGFKTRDKKKQSDKYIIVRRNKK
- the rpsS gene encoding 30S ribosomal protein S19, with protein sequence MSRSLKKGPYIHYKLEKKVEATNNSKKKASIKTWSRGSMISPDFVGLTFLVHNGNKFIPVYVTENMVGHKLGEFSPTRIFRGHAGNRNK
- the rplV gene encoding 50S ribosomal protein L22, yielding MGERKRISAEKRKEINKTTYQARLTNCPTSPRKMREVADLVRGMNVEQALNILKISTREPSDRIHKLLLSAIANWQSKNEGVRIEDSNLFVKEIFVDGGRSLKRIRTAPQGRAHRIRKRSNHVTLIVDSYVVKSVEPVAEVAIKEESKK
- the rpsC gene encoding 30S ribosomal protein S3, which translates into the protein MGQKTNPIGLRLGIIKGWDSNWFGGKKFENKLIEDNQIRKYLNARLSKAGIAKIIIERTLKLITVTINTARPGIIIGKGGQEVDKLKEELKKITSKEIQINISEIKRPELDALLVAMAVAKQIEGRIAYRRAIKTSIASTMRMGAEGIKIQASGRIGGAEMARCEHYKDGRIPLHTLRADIDYALAEAKTTYGLIGVKVWICKGLVYGKTELVPSSVGIKVKQEGGNNNAPKDNGRPRRRRK